The following is a genomic window from Arthrobacter sp. NicSoilB4.
CAGCACCAGCGGATCTTCCGGTTCCGGTTCCGCCAGCGGATCCTCTGGCTTCTCGGGAACGACCGGCAGCTCAGGGGCCGCGGCGCAGGCCGCCGGAACCTTCGCCGGCAGCGCGGTCCAGACCCGTTTCGGCGCCGTGCAGGTGCAGATCACCGTGAAAGCCGGTGTGATCACGGATGTCACCGCGCTGCAGCTGACCGACGATGACCGCAAGTCCGTGCAGATCAGCAACCGGGCCGCGCCGCTGCTGCGTGCCGCTGTCCTCAAAGCCCAGTCCGCCCAGGTGCAGACGATCAGCGGCGCCACAGTCACCAGTGCCGCCTACCTAACTTCTCTTCAGGGCGCCCTCGATGCAGCCAACCTTTAGGCCTTCGCCCGCCGAGCACCCGGCCCGCAGCGCCCCCGGCCTCCCGGCCCTGAAAAGCAGGACGTTCCAGTGCATGGGGACCGTCATCAGCCTCGCCCTGCCGGCCGGCGAAGCGTCGCTGGACGAGGGCCAGCGACTGGAAGGTGCCACGGACGCCGTCGAACGTGTGTTTGCCGGCCTGGACGCGATGTTCAGCCTCTACCGTCCCGATTCCGAAGCGAGCCGGCTGGCCAGGGGCGAGGTCACGCTCCGGGAGGCCTCGGCGCCCTTCCGCGCCCGCTTTGCGGACGCCACCGCGTGGGGGCTCCTGACCGAGGGGTTCTTCACCCCCGAGCGGCCCGACGGCGTGCTGGACCTCTCCGGAATCATCAAGGGTTACGCGATCGACCAGGCAGCGACGGCACTGCAGGACATCGGCGTCGAGGACTGGTGCCTGAACGCCGGGGGCGACGTGCTGGTGAGCGGTTCGCCGGCACCGGGAACCGGGTCCCCGTGGCTGGCCGGCGTTGTGGACCCGCATGATCGCGGGGCGCTGCTCTCGGGTTTCCCCTTGGGTGGCACGGGCCGCTTCGCCGCCCTGGCGACGTCCGGGACCGCGGAGCGCGGTGACCACATTTGGCGGGCCGGAGTGGGGCGCACGGAATTCCGCCGCTCCGAGTTCCGCCAGGCGTCGGTGGCAGCCCTGGACATCGTCACCGCGGACGTGCTGGCGACGGCCATCGTCGCGGGCGGGAGGCCCATGCTGAACTGGGCCACGGACAGCTGGGACATCGAAGTGCTTGCCATCCTGGGCAGCGGGGAACTGCTCGCGACGCCGGGGTTCCGAGCCTAGAGGTGCGTGAGCCGGGGGTAACGCGGCGTCAGGCCGTCCCCGGACGACTTCCCCGTGACCCGACGGACCACCCACGGCCCGGCGAACTCGCGGACC
Proteins encoded in this region:
- a CDS encoding FMN-binding protein, producing the protein MRIRAAVSAALASAGILLAGWQSGAHVAETGSTAAATSAATSSGSSTGAGGSSTSGSSGSGSASGSSGFSGTTGSSGAAAQAAGTFAGSAVQTRFGAVQVQITVKAGVITDVTALQLTDDDRKSVQISNRAAPLLRAAVLKAQSAQVQTISGATVTSAAYLTSLQGALDAANL
- a CDS encoding FAD:protein FMN transferase translates to MGTVISLALPAGEASLDEGQRLEGATDAVERVFAGLDAMFSLYRPDSEASRLARGEVTLREASAPFRARFADATAWGLLTEGFFTPERPDGVLDLSGIIKGYAIDQAATALQDIGVEDWCLNAGGDVLVSGSPAPGTGSPWLAGVVDPHDRGALLSGFPLGGTGRFAALATSGTAERGDHIWRAGVGRTEFRRSEFRQASVAALDIVTADVLATAIVAGGRPMLNWATDSWDIEVLAILGSGELLATPGFRA